The following proteins are co-located in the Cutaneotrichosporon cavernicola HIS019 DNA, chromosome: 3 genome:
- a CDS encoding uncharacterized protein (A Receptor for Ubiquitination Targets), translating into MTKSFLELRRQLLGLSPDDRRDLVTELLWSLPRQDVLRIHSRISDMMQKDIVGLLPPEISVRILSQLSADDLLRCKAVSRAWSKLCDDQAIWICLCARNTPAIVPQHTTWNDLECHRQRARAASPNASRLYGDESFEYADDGDSHIMAMTPSPSARRTVWERNSSGLPTYQRAVAFSPPPAAPTGTAPEPVIPSHLGLPTAFPRVSYKHLYLVRRILARRMTYLRPADLETPGRRSGTSWNPRVVIINPTSSQEHGGLPGHTESIYSLHLIKRHMNISCRIGEVDDALYSLLAPVSNDIFGSTASPSRSGLGASPVRSSTSSSFHVSGRDWLLSASRDKTMRLWQLSPTPRVVKVFAGGHTGSILTHFVAEIPVEDSSSRSPLGSYSGARSPPKSPSPMRDSPKTRLVAISGGGDGKICLWDIEHGDGTPEKTIQAHSDSVFFLRGDDEKVVSCSKDRTIRVFDIRTLEELVVIEDTSDGHRGAINAVDITKEFIVSASGDRTIKVWDINDGRLRASLDAHVRGITSMAFEPYSSSLAGWKPEVPGSVLCATLVTGSSDASIKTFHVVQLPPSAELDEVTFRDMLDLDADEPRVRYAIQPGVEYHAVCACPVPTRPSPSGCMRCFNRGHTELVRSLYLGDQVTLSASYDKTIKMWERSTGRLIFDFSGCHKGSVFAITGDHTRVVSSGIDAKIAIVDFADGLDTAFV; encoded by the exons ATGACCAAGTccttcctcgagctgcgaAGGCAGCTACTAGGCCTGTCGCCGGACGACAGGAGAG ACCTCGTGACTGAGCTGTTATGGTCGCTCCCGCGCCAAG ACGTACTCCGAATCCACTCTCGCATCTCGGACATGATGCAGAAGGACATTGTTGGG CTTCTTCCGCCCGAGATCAGCGTGCGCATCCTCTCCCAACTTTCGGCCGACGACCTGCTGCGTTGCAAGGCTGTATCCCGCGCCTGGTCCAAGCTGTGTGACGATCAAG cgaTCTGGATATGTCTTTGTGCGCGCAACACGCCGGCCATTGTGCCCCAGCACACAACATGGAACGACCTCGAGTGCCACCgacagcgcgcgcgcgccgcaaGCCCAAACGCATCACGTCTGTATGGTGACGAGAGCTTTGAGTATGCCGACGATGGCGACTCACATATCATGGCCATGACACCGTCGCCCAGCGCACGTCGCACAGTCTGGGAGCGCAACTCTTCTGGCCTCCCAACATACCAGCGGGCGGTCGCGTTCTCCCCACCGCCCGCGGCGCCAACCGGGACTGCCCCAGAACCCGTGATACCCtcccacctcggcctccccACAGCCTTCCCGCGCGTGAGTTACAAGCACCTCTACCTTGTGCggcgcatcctcgcccgGCGCATGACGTACCTTCGCCCGGCGGACCTCGAGACACCCGGCCGCCGCTCCGGCACGTCTTGGAACCCGCGCGTCGTGATTATCAACCCGACGTCATCACAGGAACACGGCGGCTTGCCAGGACACACCGAGAGCATCTACTCGCTGCACCTCATCAAGCGCCACATGAACATCTCGTGCCGgatcggcgaggtcgatgacGCGCTCTACAGTCTCTTAGCCCCCGTATCCAACGACATCTTCggctcgaccgcgtcgcccAGCCGTTCCGGCCTGGGAGCGAGCCCAGTccggtcctcgacgtcctcatccttccATGTCAGCGGGCGCGACTGGCTTCTCTCCGCGTCTCGCGACAAGACGATGCGCCTCTGGCAATTATCTCCTACCCCGCGTGTCGTCAAGGTGTTTGCTGGCGGGCATACAGGCTCGATCTTGACGCACTTCGTTGCCGAGATCCCCGTCGAAGACTCGTCCAGCCGCTCCCCGCTCGGCTCGTATTCTGGGGCGCGCTCCCCACCCAAGTCGCCATCACCAATGCGCGACAGCCCCAAGACGCGTCTCGTTGCCATcagcggtggcggcgacggaaAGATCTGTCTCTGGGACATTGAGCACGGCGACGGGACACCCGAGAAAACTATCCAAGCACACTCGGACTCAGTCTTCTTCCTGCGcggagacgacgagaaggtTGTCAGCTGCTCGAAGG ATCGCACCATCCGCGTATTTGACATCCGCACACTTGAAGAGCTCGTCGTGATTGAGGATACGTCGGACGGGCACCGTGGGGCCATTAACGCCGTGGATATCACCAAGGAGTTCAT CGTCTCGGCGTCAGGCGACCGTACCATCAAGGTGTGGGACATCAACGACGGGCGCTTGCGGGCTAGCCTCGACGCACATGTCCGCGGTATCACGTCGATGGCGTTCGAGCCGTATTCCTCTAGCCTGGCGGGATGGAAACCCGAGGTGCCCGGGAGCGTGTTATGCGCAACGCTCGTGACGGGCTCGTCTGACGCATCGATCAAGACTTTCCACGTCGTACAGCTCCCCCCGTCagccgagcttgacgaggtcacGTTccgcgacatgctcgactTGGACGCGGACGAGCCGCGCGTCCGATACGCGATCCAGCCCGGGGTTGAATACCACGCCGTTTGTGCGTGCCCTGTGCCCACACGGCCTAGCCCGAGCGGGTGCATGAGATGCTTTAACCGCGGACACACCGAGCTGGTGCGCTCTCTCTACCTTGGCGACCAGGTTACTCTGTCTGCGAGCTACGATAAGACAATCAAGATGTGGGAGCGCTCGACGGGGCGGCTCATCTTCGACTTCTCGGGGTGCCATAAAGGAAGCGTGTTTGCTATCACGGGTGACCATACCCGTGTCGTCAGTTCTGGCATCGACGCCAAGATTGCGATTGTCGACTTTGCTGATGGGCTTGACACGGCGTTTGTGTAG
- a CDS encoding uncharacterized protein (Expressed protein), producing MWGLSLLLGLVAAAPHKPGRERDLPGTFVRFADLDHCPPLRPRPIPTRVDDVRPDDFSVVMALGDSISAALLARGGWDPQTHTPSSPQEEGQVTFLAPSELQAPNPGVPDIQEWRGLSYAAGGDEGALTIPNLLSHYNPVVGMSYGRHPVLCVGLGEGCHPPSDGLNGAISGSIAASLLGQAKDLVPRYKALNASVRAGWTYVNLAVGANDICAFCLSSNLPLGPGSPEEFAAGVSAAVEVLRQHIPRLIVNIVGLFRVSAVYKLTLDDPYCQGPYHPPVPHLPLECSCATLPGPVGDYTRRRMDELGQAYDEAVRHRVRQWDAERNSTFAAIWQPGTALDLEHYPIEAVSPIDCFHPSEEAHKRLAAGVWNRLVLPQAYKTFPFAWEGDVWVRCLEADDRVQVRQVL from the exons ATGTGGGGCCTATCGTTAttgcttggccttgtcgccgccgcaccaCACAAGCCCGGCAGGGAACGCGACCTGCCCGGCACCTTTGTGCGCTtcgccgacctcgatcACTGTCCGCCACTCAGGCCACGTCCGATCCCAACCCGCGTAGACGACGT ACGTCCCGACGACTTCTCGGTCGTCATGGCCCTCGGCGACTCGATCAGTGCCGCTCTACTTGCGCGGGGCGGTTGGGACCCACAGACGCacacaccttcctcgccacaGGAAGAGGGACAGGTTACCTTCCTTGCACCTTCTGAGCTACAGGCCCCAAATCCCGGTGTCCCCGATATTCAGGAATGGCGAGGACTATCCTACGCcgcgggcggcgacgagggtgcACTCACCATTCCCAACCTTCTCTCGCACTACAATCCAGTGGTAGGGATGAGTTACGGCCGCCACCCGGTGCTGTGTGTTGGTCTTGGCGAGGGATGCCATCCTCCCTCCGACGGACTTAATGGCGCCATCAGTGGAAGCATTGCCGCCAGCCTACTTGGTCAGGCGAAAG ATCTCGTGCCGCGATACAAGGCGCTCAATGCCAGCGTGAGAGCGGGGTGGACGTATGTCAATCTCGCCGTTGGGGCCAACGACATT TGCGCCTTCTGTCTTTCCT CCAACCTCCCACTAGGGCCTGGATCACCTGAGGAATTCGCAGCCGGAGTCTCTGCCGCAGTAGAGGTCCTCCGGCAGCATATCC CACGTCTGATCGTCAACATCG TCGGCCTCTTCCGCGTTAGCGCCGTGTACAAGCTCACCCTTGACGACCCATACTG tcaAGGGCCGTACCATCCTCCCGttccccatctcccactCGAGTGTTCGTGCGCGACCCTGCCTGGACCTGTGGGCGACTACACGCGTCGACGGATGGATGAACTGGGCCAGGCGTACGATGAGGCTGTGCGCCACCGGGTACGCCAATGGGACGCCGAGCGGAACAGCACGTTTGCGGCTATCTG GCAACCTGGAAcggcgctcgacctcgagcactACCCGATTGAAGCAGTGTCCCCCATCGACTGCTTCCATCCGTCTGAGGAGGCTCATAAGCGACTAGCAGCAGGCGTGTGGAATCGCCTCGTACTCCCACAG gccTACAAGACGTTCCCCTTCGCATGGGAGGGTGACGTGTGGGTGCGGTGCTTGGAGGCCGACGACCGTGTACAGGTTAGACAGGTGTTGTAG
- a CDS encoding uncharacterized protein (Thioesterase-like superfamily), with product MSLRSLCPLVRPLHTRALHTTCAVRKVDDLLAKFKNPSSPYYMAPGEVGPASPDDHTVSRPLPEEDVDWVAPPFTRHDRAPKLPHMDRGYDRQRATVHEWFDSNGFDSEGRVEWPVAWGDSDMYRHINNVSYCRYVESARMKWIESLVPDLGEVGQDYLYGRRTGFILKEQAVRYRYPVTYPDSLIIASKPHSIKPERSEFKIHCAMWSLKANRLALTCESTCTIYDFDKLKKGIMSDAVRDVLMARAH from the exons ATGTCGCTACGCTCACTGTGCCCTCTCGTGCGCCCGCTCCACACTCGCGCGCTGCACACGACATGTGCAGTTCGGAAAGTCGACGACCTCTTGGCCAAGTTCAAGAacccgtcgtcgccatACTACATGGCTCCTGGCGAAGTTGGTCCCGCCTCACCTGACGACCATACCGTCTCCCGCCCGCTTCCGGAGGAGGATGTAGATTGGGTTGCGCCGCCGTTTACTAGGCATGATCGGGCCCCGAAATTGCCCCATATGGATCGGGGGTATGATCGGCAACGGGCGACGGTGCACGAGTGGTTCGACTCGAATGGGTTCGATTCCGAGGGGCGCGTCGAGTGGCCCGTGGCGTGGGGCGACAGCGACATGTACCG acaCATCAACAACGTCTCGTACTGCCGCTATGTCGAGTCTGCGCGGATGAAATGGATCGAGTCGCTCGTTCCCGACCTTGGTGAGGTCGGGCAAGACTACCTT tacGGCCGGCGCACCGGCTTCATCCTCAAAGAACAGGCGGTACGATATCGCTACCCCGTAACTTACCCCGATTCA CTCATCATCGCAAGCAAACCACACTCGATCAAACCCGAGCGCTCAGAGTTCAAGATCCACTGCGCGATGTGGTCGCTCAAGGCCAACCGGCTTGCCTTGACCTGCGAGTC AACCTGCACAATCTACGACTTTGATAAGCTTAAGAAGGGCATCATGTCGGATGCGGTGCGCGACGTGCTCATGGCGCGGGCCCATTAA